One window of the Pedobacter ginsengisoli genome contains the following:
- the radA gene encoding DNA repair protein RadA: MAKTKSAYFCQSCGYESAKWLGRCPSCNEWNTFVEEIIEKTSAKVPSWKTTTGTQRLNKPSKVDDIQSISEDRTLTGDLELDRVLGGGLVAGSVILIGGEPGIGKSTLMLQLALNISGKKILYVSGEESEQQIKMRAERITTSPKADCYILTETSTQNIFKQIETLEPEIIIVDSIQTLHSANIDSTPGSVSQVRECTAELLRFAKETDTPVFLIGHITKDGTIAGPKILEHMVDTVLQFEGDRHHVYRILRSIKNRFGAAAEMGIYAMHSTGLRQVSNPSEILLSQRDEEMSGIAISATLEGARPMLIETQALVSTAAYGTPQRSANGFDTKRMNMLLAVLEKRCGFKLSTRDVFLNIAGGIKVEDPAIDLAIMVAIISSHEDIAISSKICFAAEVGLSGEIRAVNRIEQRISEAEKLGFERVFISNYNLKGLIPDRFKIELTPVRKIEDVFSALFG; this comes from the coding sequence TTGGCTAAAACTAAATCAGCATATTTCTGCCAAAGCTGTGGATATGAATCGGCAAAATGGCTCGGAAGATGTCCTTCATGCAACGAATGGAATACCTTTGTAGAAGAGATTATAGAAAAAACGAGCGCTAAGGTCCCTTCCTGGAAAACAACAACCGGCACTCAACGTTTAAATAAACCATCTAAAGTTGATGACATTCAATCTATAAGCGAAGACAGAACTTTAACCGGTGATCTTGAGCTTGACAGGGTTTTAGGTGGCGGTCTGGTTGCTGGTTCTGTTATATTGATTGGCGGGGAACCGGGAATTGGAAAATCTACCCTCATGCTTCAGCTCGCATTAAACATTTCGGGAAAAAAAATTCTATATGTTTCAGGAGAGGAGAGTGAGCAGCAGATTAAAATGAGGGCCGAGCGAATTACCACCTCCCCTAAAGCAGATTGTTATATCCTTACTGAAACATCAACGCAAAACATTTTTAAGCAGATTGAAACACTTGAACCAGAAATAATTATTGTTGATTCTATACAAACACTGCACTCGGCTAATATTGATTCTACTCCCGGGAGTGTATCACAGGTTAGAGAATGCACTGCAGAATTACTCCGTTTTGCCAAAGAAACAGATACCCCTGTATTTTTAATTGGCCACATTACAAAAGATGGCACTATTGCCGGGCCAAAAATACTGGAACATATGGTTGATACGGTTCTGCAATTTGAAGGTGACCGACACCATGTATACCGAATTTTACGATCTATAAAAAACCGTTTTGGTGCAGCTGCAGAAATGGGAATTTATGCAATGCACAGTACAGGTTTAAGGCAAGTTTCTAACCCATCTGAAATCCTCCTGTCGCAGCGTGATGAAGAAATGAGTGGCATTGCAATTTCAGCAACATTAGAAGGCGCCAGACCAATGCTAATAGAAACCCAGGCACTGGTTAGCACTGCGGCATATGGAACGCCACAGCGGTCTGCAAACGGCTTTGACACCAAAAGAATGAACATGCTGCTTGCCGTACTGGAAAAGAGGTGTGGTTTTAAACTTAGTACCCGTGATGTTTTTTTAAACATAGCAGGAGGAATTAAGGTTGAAGATCCTGCAATAGACCTGGCAATTATGGTAGCCATAATCTCATCACATGAGGATATTGCTATTTCTTCTAAAATCTGTTTCGCGGCAGAAGTTGGCCTATCTGGAGAGATCAGGGCTGTTAACCGTATTGAACAACGGATCTCGGAAGCTGAAAAACTTGGATTTGAAAGAGTTTTTATTTCAAACTATAATTTGAAAGGACTTATTCCGGATCGTTTTAAAATTGAGTTGACCCCCGTAAGGAAGATTGAAGATGTATTTTCGGCATTATTTGGATAG